The following DNA comes from bacterium.
TAACGGCCCGGATTTGCGGGGTTTGCCCGATTGCCCATAATTTGGCATCGCTTAAAGCAGTGGAAACGGCTTTGGGGATTATTCCCAATAAAACTACGATTTTATTGAGAAAACTGATGATTACCAGCCAGATGATCCAGAGTCATGCTCTTCATTTGTTTTTTCTGGCTTTGCCGGATTATCTTGGGTTGGATAGCGGTCTGGAATTAGCCAAGAAAAACCCCGCGGCTTTCAAGGCCGCTCTTACCCTCAAAGAAATAAGCGACGAGATTTCTCACGTGGTGGCCGGCCGGGAGGTCCACCCGACAACCACGGCTATCGGCGGTTTTTATAAAATTCCCGATAAAAAAACTTTAAAAGATTTATTAAATAAATTAGACAAAAACATCAATTCCGCGTTAACCGCCGTCGCTGTTTGCAGAAAACTTAATTATCCCAAATATAATATTGACCTTGAATTTGTCAGTCAGACCGACAGGAAAAATTATCCGGGCTA
Coding sequences within:
- a CDS encoding nickel-dependent hydrogenase large subunit, with translation MINNEFIAKIEGHGSINIDLARKKAELKILEGERLFEGILVGRPAKDAPWITARICGVCPIAHNLASLKAVETALGIIPNKTTILLRKLMITSQMIQSHALHLFFLALPDYLGLDSGLELAKKNPAAFKAALTLKEISDEISHVVAGREVHPTTTAIGGFYKIPDKKTLKDLLNKLDKNINSALTAVAVCRKLNYPKYNIDLEFVSQTDRKNYPG